The proteins below come from a single Nitrospiraceae bacterium genomic window:
- a CDS encoding DNA primase has product MTGEKRGVPPEILQQIRDRIDIIDLISTYVSLSKAGQNFKGLCPFHSEKTPSFSVNPVRQMFYCFGCSVGGDAFTFLMKQEGMDFMEALRELSQRTGVPLPERREATGKTSSGLSRERYFHLYQLAASWYHRNLLEIPEAQVARDYLDQRGITRKSWNTFQLGFVPDGWNGLSKWLEQQSVKPEELIQAGLVVRKESEDGARISTYDRFRDRVMFPITDPRGQVVGFGGRILKDGASPKYLNSPETDLFFKGRSLYGMDKARQSATSSGKFYLVEGYFDVIALHQNGIENAVAPLGTALTSDHVQILRRLAPSVMLVFDGDAAGISAALRTLDLFMNSGIEVRVLLLPAGEDPDTFIRKNGVPAFRELEGKAATLLDFAIMSVLNKAKNDSIQDRVKRADDILAILHKTKNPIEKEEYLKVVSERLGIRPELLRKRLPTISRPMHVTPSGKGKEQGATNLVIPQGKPEERDLIVLLLQGRLEPNQIRQLDEGTFTVPLYRHILGKAFQHTDADGHVNLDALHAEFSQDPAYEPVISRLSVGEYNCDEISIHVAGCLRVLKKNQIQRLMDEVIRQLKVAQREGRQDLVDALVAESNVLRQKKALLTAST; this is encoded by the coding sequence ATGACAGGCGAAAAACGAGGGGTTCCTCCCGAGATTCTTCAACAAATTCGAGATCGCATTGATATTATTGATCTCATTTCCACATACGTGAGTCTTTCCAAAGCGGGTCAAAACTTTAAAGGGCTGTGTCCCTTCCATTCAGAAAAAACTCCCTCATTTTCGGTCAACCCCGTTCGACAAATGTTTTACTGTTTCGGCTGCAGTGTCGGAGGAGATGCCTTTACCTTTTTGATGAAACAAGAAGGTATGGATTTCATGGAGGCTCTGCGTGAGTTAAGCCAACGGACAGGGGTGCCCCTGCCTGAACGTCGGGAAGCAACGGGGAAGACTTCATCAGGATTATCTCGTGAACGGTATTTTCATTTGTATCAATTGGCCGCATCCTGGTATCACCGCAATCTTCTGGAAATTCCTGAAGCTCAAGTTGCCCGGGATTATTTGGATCAGCGGGGAATTACCAGAAAGTCCTGGAACACATTCCAGTTGGGATTCGTTCCGGATGGATGGAATGGCCTTTCCAAATGGCTGGAACAGCAATCCGTCAAGCCGGAAGAACTTATACAGGCTGGATTGGTCGTGCGGAAAGAGTCTGAGGATGGCGCCAGAATATCCACGTATGATCGCTTTCGCGACCGGGTGATGTTTCCTATTACCGACCCACGTGGTCAGGTGGTGGGGTTTGGGGGTCGGATCCTGAAAGATGGGGCCTCTCCCAAGTATCTCAATTCACCGGAAACCGACTTGTTCTTTAAGGGAAGGTCTCTCTATGGAATGGACAAGGCCAGGCAGTCAGCCACCTCTTCCGGGAAGTTTTATTTGGTAGAAGGGTATTTTGATGTCATTGCTCTCCATCAAAATGGAATTGAAAATGCCGTGGCACCATTGGGAACGGCCTTAACCTCCGATCATGTCCAGATTCTCCGCCGATTGGCCCCGTCGGTGATGCTCGTCTTTGATGGAGATGCCGCAGGGATCAGCGCGGCCTTACGGACGCTTGATTTATTTATGAATTCCGGCATTGAAGTCCGAGTGCTGCTGCTCCCGGCCGGTGAAGATCCTGACACATTTATTCGGAAAAACGGGGTGCCGGCGTTTCGTGAGTTGGAGGGGAAAGCCGCCACGCTACTGGATTTTGCCATCATGTCTGTGTTGAATAAGGCCAAAAATGATTCTATTCAAGATCGAGTCAAGCGGGCGGATGACATTCTTGCGATTCTTCATAAGACTAAAAATCCCATAGAAAAAGAAGAATATCTGAAAGTGGTCTCAGAACGATTGGGTATTCGACCGGAATTACTCCGTAAACGTCTCCCGACTATTTCCCGGCCGATGCATGTCACTCCGTCGGGAAAGGGTAAGGAGCAAGGTGCCACGAACCTGGTTATTCCTCAAGGCAAGCCAGAGGAACGGGATCTTATTGTGTTATTACTCCAAGGTCGCCTGGAACCGAATCAGATTCGTCAACTCGATGAAGGTACCTTTACTGTCCCACTGTATCGCCATATTCTTGGCAAGGCTTTTCAGCATACGGATGCAGATGGGCATGTGAACCTCGATGCCCTGCATGCGGAATTCAGTCAGGATCCGGCTTATGAACCGGTTATTTCCCGGTTGAGCGTGGGGGAATACAATTGTGACGAAATATCTATTCATGTCGCCGGATGTCTCCGTGTTTTAAAGAAAAACCAGATCCAACGCCTCATGGACGAGGTGATTAGGCAACTTAAGGTTGCACAACGGGAAGGGCGCCAGGACCTGGTCGATGCTTTGGTCGCGGAGTCCAATGTGCTTCGTCAGAAAAAGGCCTTATTAACGGCTTCCACCTGA
- a CDS encoding histidine triad nucleotide-binding protein: MGDCLFCQIVKGAIPADTLYEDEHAFVFNDINPQAKVHMLVIPKRHVVSLDDTKETDAALLGHLMVVCAKMARQREIADGGYRVVANTGPGAGQSVFHLHFHVMGGRTFAWPPG, from the coding sequence ATGGGTGATTGTCTTTTTTGTCAAATCGTCAAGGGAGCTATTCCCGCGGACACATTGTATGAGGATGAACACGCGTTCGTGTTTAATGATATCAATCCCCAGGCGAAGGTGCATATGTTGGTAATTCCCAAGCGGCACGTGGTGTCTTTGGATGACACGAAAGAGACAGATGCCGCCTTGTTGGGTCACCTGATGGTCGTCTGTGCCAAGATGGCCCGGCAGCGGGAAATTGCCGATGGCGGATATCGGGTCGTGGCGAATACCGGACCGGGAGCCGGGCAGAGTGTCTTTCATTTGCATTTTCACGTTATGGGCGGACGAACATTTGCGTGGCCTCCAGGGTAA
- a CDS encoding bifunctional phosphoribosyl-AMP cyclohydrolase/phosphoribosyl-ATP diphosphatase HisIE, with translation MQFDEQGLLPCVVQDWLDGTVLMVGFMNQQAWEMTCDSQRVHFWSRSRKRLWKKGETSGHELLVKEMFVDCDRDTILVKAQPIGPTCHTGTRSCFFSPLPSSTSEEPAALFSGTAWGGISRRLYEMVGDRKAHPSPDSYVSKLMEGGLDRMLKKVAEEAGEVLLAGKNGDREEIIYEMADLWFHTLIMLGHFSIPPEDVYQELGKRFGKSGIRQAEGGSTHG, from the coding sequence TTGCAGTTTGATGAACAAGGATTGCTCCCCTGTGTTGTGCAGGATTGGTTGGACGGGACCGTCTTGATGGTGGGGTTCATGAACCAACAGGCATGGGAGATGACGTGCGATTCCCAACGGGTTCATTTCTGGAGTCGATCTCGAAAACGGTTATGGAAAAAAGGCGAGACGTCCGGGCATGAATTGCTTGTGAAGGAAATGTTTGTGGATTGTGATCGGGATACGATTTTGGTGAAAGCCCAGCCCATTGGGCCGACGTGTCATACCGGAACCCGCTCATGTTTTTTTTCTCCTCTACCTTCTTCGACTTCTGAAGAGCCAGCCGCTCTCTTCTCCGGTACGGCCTGGGGAGGTATTTCCCGGCGCCTATATGAAATGGTTGGCGATCGGAAGGCCCACCCGAGCCCTGATTCCTATGTGTCCAAATTAATGGAGGGAGGCCTCGATCGTATGTTGAAAAAGGTGGCGGAAGAGGCCGGCGAAGTCCTTCTCGCTGGGAAAAATGGCGATCGGGAAGAAATTATTTATGAAATGGCAGATTTGTGGTTTCATACCCTCATCATGCTCGGGCATTTTTCCATTCCTCCTGAAGACGTCTATCAAGAGCTTGGCAAGCGATTTGGCAAATCAGGAATTCGACAGGCCGAAGGAGGCTCGACTCATGGGTGA
- the hisF gene encoding imidazole glycerol phosphate synthase subunit HisF, producing MLTKRIIPCLDVKDGRVVKGVSFVNLRDAGDPVHIAQVYDREGADELCFLDITASHEKRDTILDVVIRTAEQVFMPLTVGGGIRTIEDIRRLLEAGADKVSINTAAVEHPDFVKAAANRFGSQCIVVAIDAKRVPTCEGGEAGWEVFTHGGRNLTGLDAVEWAKRMKDYGAGEILLTSMDQDGKQDGYDLALTAAISGSVSIPVIASGGAGTLQHLYEAFHVGKADAVLAASIFHYQTYSIGQAKSYLAQQGIPVRPGTVPVSIA from the coding sequence ATGCTGACGAAGAGAATCATCCCTTGCCTGGATGTTAAAGACGGGCGAGTAGTGAAAGGGGTTTCATTTGTGAATTTGCGCGATGCGGGAGATCCGGTTCACATTGCGCAGGTGTATGATCGTGAAGGTGCGGACGAGCTGTGTTTTTTGGATATTACCGCTTCACATGAAAAACGGGATACGATTTTAGATGTGGTGATTCGGACGGCGGAGCAGGTGTTTATGCCGCTCACGGTTGGTGGAGGGATCCGGACCATTGAGGATATCCGGCGGTTATTAGAGGCTGGAGCGGACAAGGTCAGCATTAATACCGCTGCTGTGGAACATCCGGACTTCGTAAAAGCCGCAGCCAATCGTTTCGGCTCGCAATGTATCGTCGTGGCTATTGATGCGAAACGGGTGCCCACATGTGAAGGGGGTGAAGCCGGATGGGAAGTCTTTACCCATGGAGGGCGGAACCTGACCGGGCTTGATGCCGTGGAGTGGGCGAAACGGATGAAGGACTATGGTGCCGGAGAGATTCTTTTGACCAGTATGGATCAGGACGGAAAGCAGGACGGCTATGATTTGGCCTTAACGGCGGCCATTTCCGGGTCCGTCTCTATTCCCGTCATTGCCTCCGGAGGCGCGGGCACGCTTCAGCATCTGTATGAGGCGTTCCATGTAGGAAAGGCAGATGCGGTGCTGGCGGCATCTATTTTCCATTATCAAACGTATTCCATCGGACAGGCCAAATCGTATTTGGCTCAACAAGGTATCCCTGTGCGCCCTGGAACCGTCCCAGTCTCAATTGCATAA
- the hisA gene encoding 1-(5-phosphoribosyl)-5-[(5-phosphoribosylamino)methylideneamino]imidazole-4-carboxamide isomerase, which yields MLLIPAIDLKDGKCVRLRQGEMDQVTRYSDDPAAMAEHWQSLGARYLHVVDLDGAVTGTPQHLSHIEAITKRLAIPVQVGGGIRNTSTIRAYLSCGVDRVVIGTAALQDAHFLAAAATEFPNKILIGIDVKQGLVAVHGWKTVSSLTPRQVFESVKDLPLGGMVFTDISRDGMLAGPNISSLREAVDISPFPVIASGGVTVLKDVQTIQAIGSRISGIIIGKALYEGTLDLKAALEMVALAEASQTSC from the coding sequence ATGCTACTGATTCCTGCAATTGATTTGAAGGACGGGAAATGTGTCCGCTTGCGACAGGGCGAGATGGATCAGGTCACCAGGTATTCCGATGACCCTGCGGCGATGGCGGAACACTGGCAAAGTCTTGGGGCCCGCTACCTTCATGTGGTGGATTTAGACGGGGCCGTGACCGGAACACCTCAGCATCTATCACACATTGAAGCCATTACCAAACGGTTAGCCATTCCCGTGCAGGTGGGTGGGGGCATACGAAACACGTCAACCATTCGCGCCTACTTGTCCTGTGGAGTGGACCGGGTAGTGATTGGGACAGCGGCCCTACAGGATGCTCATTTTTTGGCGGCTGCCGCGACAGAGTTTCCGAATAAAATTTTAATCGGAATTGATGTCAAGCAGGGGTTAGTCGCGGTGCATGGATGGAAGACCGTGTCCAGTCTGACGCCACGGCAGGTCTTTGAATCAGTAAAAGACTTACCCTTGGGCGGCATGGTCTTTACCGACATTTCCCGGGACGGCATGTTGGCAGGACCAAATATTTCATCTCTACGAGAAGCTGTGGACATCTCGCCGTTTCCCGTTATTGCTTCTGGTGGGGTGACGGTCCTGAAGGATGTGCAGACTATTCAGGCCATCGGAAGCAGGATTTCCGGAATTATTATAGGAAAGGCCTTGTATGAAGGCACCTTGGACTTGAAAGCGGCTCTTGAAATGGTGGCCTTGGCAGAAGCCTCTCAAACATCATGCTGA
- the hisH gene encoding imidazole glycerol phosphate synthase subunit HisH, whose product MIAIIDYGMGNLRSVQKGFECVGHEAVVTRAPLVIDQASHVVLPGVGAFGDCMDNLARFELMDVIYGSIASGKPFLGICLGYQLLFSESEEFGYHQGLGILSGKVKAIPRPSDDAGTSYKIPHMGWNTIQINTVAPPLRGIASDSYVYFVHSYYVEPTDGALVSTQTDYGISFASSVWKDNVFATQWHPEKSQAVGLQLLKNFGDWQ is encoded by the coding sequence ATGATTGCCATTATTGATTATGGGATGGGAAATCTTCGGAGCGTGCAAAAAGGGTTTGAATGTGTGGGCCATGAAGCGGTCGTGACTCGAGCCCCTCTCGTGATTGACCAGGCCAGTCATGTCGTGTTGCCGGGTGTGGGGGCGTTTGGGGATTGCATGGACAATCTGGCTCGCTTTGAGTTGATGGATGTCATATACGGTTCCATCGCTTCGGGAAAACCTTTTCTCGGCATTTGTTTAGGGTATCAATTGCTGTTTTCGGAAAGCGAAGAATTTGGCTATCATCAAGGGTTAGGGATTCTGTCCGGGAAGGTGAAAGCGATTCCCCGTCCGTCTGATGATGCAGGGACCTCGTATAAAATTCCTCATATGGGGTGGAATACGATTCAGATCAACACGGTTGCTCCGCCTTTACGTGGCATTGCCTCCGACTCCTATGTGTATTTCGTGCATTCCTACTATGTGGAACCGACGGACGGTGCTCTCGTCAGTACCCAAACCGACTACGGAATTTCTTTTGCGAGTAGTGTCTGGAAAGACAATGTGTTTGCTACTCAATGGCATCCCGAAAAAAGTCAGGCCGTCGGGTTGCAGCTTTTAAAGAATTTTGGTGATTGGCAATGA
- the hisB gene encoding imidazoleglycerol-phosphate dehydratase HisB, whose translation MNQHLVPRTASQERKTAETAVRVEWGLDGCGNNQIKTSIPFLDHMLNLFGKHGFFDLTVEAKGDIEIDDHHTIEDVGIVMGQVLTQALGTKEGLTRFGWAAVPLDETLAQVTVDLSGRPYLVYNVVLPTRYIKSFDLGLFEDFFQAFVSQGGLNLHVNVLYGRNPHHIMEAIFKAFAKALDQAVRREERIKGVLSTKGSL comes from the coding sequence ATGAACCAACATCTTGTTCCCAGAACGGCTTCCCAAGAACGGAAAACCGCGGAAACGGCCGTTCGAGTAGAATGGGGTCTCGACGGATGCGGCAATAATCAGATTAAGACCTCGATCCCGTTTTTAGATCACATGTTGAATTTGTTCGGTAAGCATGGATTTTTTGATCTGACGGTTGAAGCAAAAGGGGATATCGAGATTGATGACCATCACACGATCGAAGACGTGGGGATTGTCATGGGACAGGTCTTAACCCAGGCTCTCGGGACCAAAGAGGGCCTCACCCGGTTCGGGTGGGCGGCGGTGCCGTTGGATGAAACCTTGGCCCAGGTGACCGTGGATCTGAGTGGCCGTCCATACCTCGTATACAATGTCGTGTTACCCACACGCTATATTAAGTCGTTTGATTTGGGATTGTTTGAAGACTTTTTTCAGGCATTCGTGAGCCAGGGAGGGTTAAACCTTCATGTGAATGTGCTGTATGGAAGAAACCCTCATCACATCATGGAAGCGATTTTTAAGGCGTTTGCGAAGGCCTTGGACCAAGCGGTCAGGCGGGAAGAACGAATTAAGGGAGTGCTCTCCACCAAGGGGTCGCTCTAA
- the hisD gene encoding histidinol dehydrogenase, which produces MKIVSHKDQEFSQAVDRVCQRAVHQNDKVEKAVKTILDAVRQEGDQALQRLTWKFDRVRISPDSLRVTAKDVERAYAELPSSDIQALKYAANRIRIFHRRQRRKPWVYRQQGIQLGQRITPLDAVGVYVPGGKALYPSSVLMNAIPAKVAGVKRVVMCTPTPNGIIHPALLVASDVAGVDEIYRVGGAQAIGALAFGTSTIRPVDKIVGPGNMYVASAKRLVYGRVDIDMIAGPSELLVIADSASNPRHVAADLLCEAEHDEEACVYLVTTSLTLARRVVTEVTRQLAQLGRQAIASRSIQNHAMAFVVRSFDEAFELANQIAPEHLSLNMDRAGDYVSRIRHAGAIFLGRYTPPAVVDYVAGPNHVLPTGGSARFFSCLGVDEYMKTSNVVAYSKAALRKAHAPVMRLSKLEGLDAHGRSMESRWT; this is translated from the coding sequence ATGAAAATTGTTTCCCACAAGGACCAAGAGTTTTCGCAAGCGGTGGATCGTGTTTGTCAGCGGGCCGTTCACCAGAACGACAAGGTTGAAAAAGCCGTCAAGACAATATTGGATGCTGTTCGGCAAGAGGGCGATCAGGCACTCCAGCGATTGACCTGGAAATTCGATCGTGTCCGGATCAGTCCGGACAGCCTTCGTGTGACAGCAAAAGACGTCGAGCGTGCATACGCCGAACTACCGTCCTCGGATATTCAAGCGCTGAAATATGCGGCGAATCGCATTCGGATCTTTCATCGTCGACAACGAAGGAAGCCCTGGGTCTATCGTCAACAGGGGATTCAATTAGGCCAACGGATCACGCCGTTAGATGCCGTCGGTGTGTATGTTCCAGGCGGAAAAGCCCTGTATCCGTCATCGGTGCTCATGAATGCCATCCCCGCGAAAGTGGCTGGAGTAAAGCGAGTCGTCATGTGTACGCCGACGCCGAACGGCATTATCCACCCCGCGTTGTTGGTGGCGTCGGATGTCGCTGGAGTGGATGAAATCTATCGGGTCGGTGGAGCCCAAGCCATTGGGGCCTTGGCGTTTGGCACCTCGACAATCCGGCCCGTAGATAAAATTGTCGGTCCCGGGAATATGTATGTGGCCTCGGCCAAACGCCTGGTCTACGGCCGGGTCGACATTGATATGATTGCGGGTCCGAGTGAGTTACTGGTCATTGCCGACTCCGCCAGTAACCCACGGCATGTGGCAGCTGATCTTCTTTGTGAAGCCGAGCATGATGAGGAAGCCTGTGTGTATCTGGTGACGACTTCTCTGACTCTTGCCAGACGGGTCGTGACTGAAGTGACCCGCCAACTCGCACAGTTGGGACGCCAGGCAATTGCGTCCCGATCCATTCAAAATCATGCCATGGCGTTTGTTGTGCGATCCTTTGATGAGGCGTTTGAATTAGCCAATCAGATTGCGCCTGAGCATTTATCATTGAATATGGATCGCGCGGGAGATTATGTGTCACGTATACGTCATGCCGGTGCCATTTTTCTTGGACGCTATACCCCTCCCGCAGTGGTGGATTATGTGGCAGGGCCCAATCATGTGTTACCAACTGGTGGGAGTGCCAGATTTTTTTCGTGTTTGGGTGTGGATGAGTACATGAAAACCAGCAATGTGGTGGCCTATTCAAAGGCCGCATTGCGCAAAGCCCATGCTCCGGTGATGCGGCTGTCTAAGCTGGAAGGCCTGGATGCACATGGGCGATCAATGGAGAGTCGATGGACATGA
- a CDS encoding ATP phosphoribosyltransferase, with translation MSERITIAFSKGKLLDPTLELFRQAGYTGYHVRADDRRLILEFPEHGHRVLIVRPSDVPAYVEYGAADLGVVGKDVLLEQSPDVYEPVDLNLGVCRLVVARPNGPQLVQRMSSKLRVATKYPTITERYFNQQGLPVELIKLYGSIELAPLVGLADRIVDLVETGNTLKANNLVEDEVIAWSSARLIVNRASLKMKHAVITELIARVKKILSRSRSKKVHA, from the coding sequence ATGAGCGAAAGGATTACCATTGCCTTTTCCAAGGGTAAACTTCTTGATCCGACTCTTGAATTGTTCCGCCAGGCCGGCTATACGGGATATCATGTTCGAGCGGACGACCGTCGATTAATTTTGGAATTCCCGGAGCATGGGCATCGGGTCTTAATTGTACGCCCAAGTGATGTGCCGGCCTATGTTGAATATGGCGCTGCCGATTTAGGGGTGGTTGGGAAAGATGTCTTGTTGGAACAGAGCCCGGATGTCTATGAACCGGTTGACCTGAACTTGGGGGTCTGTCGGCTGGTCGTCGCCAGGCCGAACGGGCCACAGCTTGTGCAACGGATGTCTTCCAAGCTTCGGGTGGCAACCAAATATCCCACGATCACCGAACGGTATTTTAACCAGCAGGGGTTGCCTGTGGAATTGATTAAGCTCTACGGGTCGATCGAGTTGGCTCCATTGGTCGGATTGGCCGATCGGATTGTCGATCTGGTGGAGACAGGAAACACTCTGAAAGCCAATAATCTGGTCGAGGATGAAGTGATCGCCTGGTCATCTGCCCGATTGATTGTGAATCGGGCAAGCTTAAAAATGAAACATGCTGTGATTACCGAACTGATTGCTCGGGTGAAAAAAATTCTTTCTCGTTCCCGCTCCAAAAAGGTTCATGCATGA
- the murA gene encoding UDP-N-acetylglucosamine 1-carboxyvinyltransferase, whose protein sequence is MDQIRITGGLPLKGSVEIGGAKNAALPILAATLLGGGECVIDHVPHVRDVMTMGKLLALLGVTVQEEGARIRLDAAQVQSIEAPYDLVKTMRASILALGPLLARLGEAKVSLPGGCAIGTRPVNLHLKGLEMMGAEVQVEHGYIHAKAGRLKGARIDLDFPTVTGTENLIMAACLAQGTTSLHNVAREPEITDLCAFLTKRGAKIHGVGTDTITIEGVKELHGAGHWVIPDRVEAGTYLMAGAITGGDVMVKGCVTDHLGSVLKKVQEMGAELTESHDGVRIRRSGPLKAVEIKTLPYPGFPTDLQAQMMALMSVAEGVSVISETIFEGRFLHVPELHRMGASIEIDGPHAVVKGVPLLTGAPVMASDLRASAGLVLAGLAADGETIVSRVYHLDRGYERLEEKFQDLGARIVRVREVS, encoded by the coding sequence GTGGATCAAATTCGAATCACAGGTGGATTGCCCTTAAAGGGGTCCGTGGAAATCGGCGGAGCCAAGAATGCCGCCTTGCCGATTTTGGCAGCGACGTTGTTAGGGGGTGGGGAATGCGTCATTGACCATGTTCCACACGTGCGTGATGTCATGACCATGGGGAAATTACTGGCCTTATTGGGAGTGACGGTTCAGGAGGAAGGTGCCAGAATCAGGCTGGATGCGGCTCAGGTGCAATCGATTGAAGCGCCGTATGATTTAGTCAAGACGATGCGAGCGTCTATTTTAGCCCTCGGGCCTTTACTCGCTCGGCTGGGAGAGGCCAAGGTTTCTCTGCCGGGTGGATGTGCGATCGGCACCAGACCGGTGAACCTTCACCTTAAAGGATTGGAGATGATGGGGGCGGAAGTTCAAGTGGAGCATGGATATATCCATGCGAAAGCGGGTCGTCTTAAAGGGGCAAGGATTGACTTGGATTTCCCGACAGTCACGGGCACGGAAAACCTGATCATGGCGGCTTGCCTGGCGCAAGGGACCACGAGTTTGCATAATGTTGCACGGGAACCGGAAATCACAGACCTGTGTGCCTTCCTGACCAAGCGAGGTGCAAAAATCCATGGAGTGGGAACGGACACCATTACAATTGAAGGGGTGAAGGAGCTTCATGGGGCAGGGCATTGGGTGATCCCCGATCGAGTTGAAGCCGGCACCTATTTGATGGCCGGAGCCATTACCGGTGGGGATGTGATGGTAAAGGGGTGCGTAACAGATCATTTGGGCAGCGTCCTGAAAAAAGTTCAGGAAATGGGTGCTGAGTTAACCGAAAGCCATGACGGTGTGCGAATCCGCCGTTCCGGTCCCCTCAAAGCGGTGGAAATTAAGACGCTCCCCTATCCCGGCTTCCCGACCGATCTCCAAGCCCAAATGATGGCATTGATGTCGGTGGCAGAAGGCGTGAGCGTGATTTCCGAAACCATTTTTGAAGGGCGATTCCTGCACGTCCCGGAACTTCACCGGATGGGAGCGTCGATTGAGATTGATGGCCCGCATGCCGTGGTCAAAGGTGTGCCCTTGCTCACCGGTGCCCCCGTCATGGCTTCGGACTTACGCGCCAGTGCAGGCTTGGTATTGGCCGGGTTGGCGGCTGATGGCGAAACGATTGTGTCCCGAGTTTATCATTTAGACCGCGGCTATGAACGGCTGGAAGAAAAATTTCAGGACCTGGGTGCGAGGATTGTCCGCGTTCGCGAGGTGTCATGA
- the prmC gene encoding peptide chain release factor N(5)-glutamine methyltransferase, producing MPPFTSYAQLYRGAVETLIQAGIANARHEALWILEGALGITRLQLHANPDTPVDAEVCRRAVALFHRRALHEPLQYVLGNQEFFGLDFLVQPGVLIPRPETELLVEEAIGLLGADVRPVILDVGTGSGCLAISLAVNLPAAVIIASDKSVSALQLAQVNAMRHGVAQRILWVAGDLLSHLLSRNLAGKVTAIIANLPYISHAEWEHLSPDVKDFEPRLALDGGPDGLDVYRRLLDESPPVISSEGYVLMEVGVGQADLLCREPSLTNAFKMVKVLPDSQGIPRVVCVQRRPV from the coding sequence ATGCCCCCCTTCACTTCCTATGCACAGTTATATCGTGGTGCGGTTGAGACGCTGATTCAGGCGGGGATTGCCAATGCCCGCCATGAAGCGCTGTGGATTCTTGAGGGTGCCCTTGGTATTACGCGATTGCAATTGCATGCGAATCCGGATACTCCCGTTGATGCGGAAGTCTGTCGGCGGGCTGTGGCCTTATTTCACCGCCGTGCCTTACATGAACCACTGCAATATGTATTAGGGAATCAAGAATTTTTTGGTTTGGATTTTCTCGTCCAACCTGGGGTGCTCATTCCAAGACCTGAGACCGAATTGCTGGTGGAAGAGGCGATTGGGCTTCTAGGGGCTGACGTGCGTCCGGTGATCCTGGATGTCGGGACGGGTTCTGGATGTCTGGCGATCAGTCTAGCGGTCAACCTTCCTGCAGCGGTGATTATCGCATCAGATAAGTCGGTCTCCGCGCTACAACTTGCGCAGGTCAATGCCATGCGCCATGGAGTTGCGCAACGAATTCTGTGGGTGGCTGGTGACCTGCTTTCCCACTTGTTATCCAGAAATTTAGCAGGTAAAGTGACCGCCATTATTGCTAACCTGCCGTATATCTCCCATGCGGAATGGGAACACCTTTCTCCAGATGTCAAAGACTTTGAACCACGACTGGCGTTGGATGGAGGGCCGGATGGACTCGATGTGTACCGGCGGTTATTGGATGAATCGCCGCCAGTTATTTCCTCTGAAGGATATGTCCTGATGGAAGTGGGAGTTGGTCAGGCAGACCTTCTGTGCCGGGAGCCTTCCCTGACGAATGCCTTTAAAATGGTAAAGGTCCTGCCGGATTCCCAAGGCATTCCACGAGTAGTATGCGTGCAACGGCGTCCTGTGTAG